A window of Oncorhynchus tshawytscha isolate Ot180627B linkage group LG10, Otsh_v2.0, whole genome shotgun sequence contains these coding sequences:
- the LOC112260756 gene encoding zinc finger protein 540, whose amino-acid sequence MSVSEDVNFETQIASVLDSLAKVAVVEITKLFESRFLASGTTILIEGRSEQNETFQTVDAVKKSSKKCLRSIGVQVDEETTTSLELHENPKQCLSLEGGSGSLNGSNEEEVPAHRIPLLKANQPAELKCSVLEEKVVEMVEGISLEKKSSTTTEPEEEQVIYSATVDPIHLYVPVQSSPTKQKPQPLKTETENGINIECENKVISKMVPKAEEDITRQPTCKEKPTQMEPQQASYSTAKGTAYSPSSSDGALVPVQAKSKLKFMGVTNAPSALMKKKVDVKLDQTKKKKVNFKLDQTKKKKVNFKLDQTKKKKVDFKLDQTKKKMVDFKLDQTSLEQKLTRPCSVQLVNLLLVPGRKNSGGKKANGSNCHDNKRFPIPKDLKTHQGLHTGRRLCCFTQCGNGVWRLQGVLSSSRVHGCKICGKRFKRRKILRRHERFHTGEKPYSCSQCSKTFALRKSLRRHERFHTGQRPHSCPKCGKSFRLRDNLKAHLRFHTGERPFTCSFCSKSFRIFRNLEKHSIDHLGATAK is encoded by the exons ATGTCTGTTTCCGAAGATGTGAATTTTGAAACCCAGATTGCGTCTGTTTTGGATTCACTTGCAAAGGTGGCGGTGGTGGAAATAACGAAACTGTTCGAGAGTCGCTTCCTTGCTTCGGGAACCACTATTCTCATTGAAGGGCGGAGTGAACAAAATGAAACCTTCCAAACAGTGGACGCTGTAAAAAAGTCTAGCAAAAAATGTCTTCGCAGTATCGGAGTTCAAGTGGATGAGGAAACAACAACGTCCTTAGAGCTACATGAAA ACCCAAAACAGTGCTTGTCCTTGGAGGGAGGCAGTGGTTCTTTGAATGGGAGCAATGAGGAGGAGGTTCCTGCACATCGTATCCCCCTGCTGAAGGCTAATCAGCCTGCTGAACTCAAGTGCTCTGTTCTAGAAGAGAAG GTTGTGGAGATGGTGGAGGGGATTAGTCTGGAAAAAAAATCTTCAACAACCACTGAGCCAGAAGAAGAACAAGTGATCtattctg CCACTGTGGATCCAATCCACCTTTATGTTCCTGTTCAAAGCTCCCCAACTAAGCAGAAACCCCAGCCCCTCAAGACAGAAACTGAGAATGGAATCAACATAGAATGTGAGAATAAAGTCATCAGCAAAATGGTTCCAAAGGCAGAGGAGGACATAACACGACAGCCTACATGTAAAGAAAAGCCTACCCAGATGGAGCCCCAGCAGGCCAGTTACAGCACCGCCAAAGGAACAGCCTACAGCCCATCCTCCTCAGATGGGGCTTTGGTTCCTGTACAGGCTAAGAGTAAGTTGAAATTTATGGGTGTAACAAACGCTCCCTCTGCTCTAATGAAGAAAAAGGTGGATGTCAAGCTGGACCAGACAAAGAAGAAGAAGGTGAACTTCAAGCTGGACCAGACAAAGAAGAAGAAGGTAAACTTCAAGCTGGACCAGACAAAGAAGAAGAAGGTGGACTTCAAGCTGGACCAGACAAAGAAGAAGATGGTGGACTTCAAGCTGGACCAGACCTCCTTGGAGCAGAAGTTGACGAGGCCTTGCTCTGTCCAGCTGGTGAACCTGCTTTTGGTGCCCGGAAGAAAGAACTCTGGAGGGAAGAAGGCTAATGGTAGCAACTGTCATGACAACAAGAGGTTCCCCATACCAAAGGACCTCAAGACCCACCAAGGCCTCCACACGGGCCGACGCCTCTGCTGCTTCACTCAATGTGGGAACGGTGTCTGGCGGCTGCAAGGGGTCCTCTCCTCAAGCCGTGTCCATGGCTGCAAGATCTGTGGGAAGCGCTTCAAGCGCAGGAAGATCCTGAGGAGGCATGAGCGCTTCCACACCGGTGAGAAGCCCTACTCCTGCTCCCAGTGCTCCAAAACGTTCGCCCTGCGGAAAAGCCTCCGCAGGCACGAACGGTTCCATACAGGGCAGAGACCTCACAGCTGCCCcaagtgtgggaagagctttcgTCTCAGGGACAATCTGAAGGCTCATCTGCGCTTTCACACTGGTGAGAGACCTTTCACCTGCTCCTTCTGCTCCAAGAGCTTCAGAATCTTCCGGAATCTTGAGAAACACAGCATTGATCACTTGGGAGCGACAGCGAAATAG